In a genomic window of Urocitellus parryii isolate mUroPar1 chromosome 11, mUroPar1.hap1, whole genome shotgun sequence:
- the Vamp3 gene encoding vesicle-associated membrane protein 3 encodes MSAGAPAGSSAATGSNRRIQQTQNQVDEVVDIMRVNVDKVLERDQKLSELDDRADALQAGASQFETSAAKLKRKYWWKNCKMWAIGISVLVIIIIIIIVWSVS; translated from the exons AT GTCTGCAGGTGCGCCTGCAGGTTCCAGTGCTGCCACTGGCAGTAATCGGAGAATTCAACAGACACAAAATCAAGTAGATGAG GTGGTGGACATAATGAGAGTCAACGTGGACAAGGTGCTAGAAAGAGACCAGAAGCTCTCTGAGCTGGACGATCGTGCAGATGCGTTGCAGGCAGGAGCTTCTCAATTTGAGACAAGTGCTGCCAAGTTGAAGAGAAAATATTGGTGGAAGAATTGCAAG ATGTGGGCAATAGGGATCAGCGTTCTggtcattatcatcatcatcatcattg TATGGAGCGTCTCTTAA